A stretch of DNA from Serinibacter arcticus:
CGACACGAGCGAGGAGACCTTGATCGAGACGTAGTCGACGTCGTCGCGCTGCACGAGCGCGATCGTGCGGTCCACGCGCGAGGCGGCCTCGCGCTCCCCCAGCACCGCCTCGCCGAGCAGGTTGATGTTGAGGCGGTAGCCGTCGGCGCGGGACCGGGCGAGATGACGCGTGAGGGCGGCGTCGTCGGCGTCGACGACGAGGTGGCCCACGAGCTGACGCAGCCGCAGGCGCGCGAGCGGGACCACGACCGACGGCACCAGTCGCGCCACGCGCTGCCCGACGCCGAGCAGCAGCCGGTCGCTCGGTGTCAGGAAGGAGGCGGCGGCCCGCGCGGGCAGCGCGGCCAGCTCGCGCGCGGCGACCGCGGTGTCCTCGGGCCGCGCCACCTTATCGACGAACGCGACCGCGAGGTCGAGGCCGGTCCGGTCGGCGACGAGCTGGCCGAGCCGGTGCGACGCGGCGTTCTCCGCGGCGTCGGCGGGGGCGGCGGCCCACCGCGCAGCCAGCTCGATCGCCTCGGTCACGAGGACGTCGGGAATGGTCTGCGAGATCGGCGCCGTCGTCATGGGGCCAGTCTCGCGCCGCCGGTGCCCCGCCGTCTTGTCCCGGAGCGACGGCGGAGCGCACCGTCCGCGACAATGGGCCGATGACCGAGGACGCCGCGCTCGAGAACGATGCGCTCGCCCCCGCGCTGCTCGCGCTGCTGGACGGCCTGAGCGCCACCATGTTCTGCGCGAAGGACTCCCGCGGCCGCTACGTCGCGGTGAACCCGACCTTCGTGCGCCGCGCCGGCGAGACCTCGCGCCGCGCGGTGCTGGGCCGTCGCGCCGAGGACCTCTTCGTGCCCGACCTCGCCCAGCGCTACACCGAGCAGGACCGGCGCGTGCTCGCCGGCGCCGAGCTCCGGCACGAGCTGGAGCTCATCCGCTCCCTCGCGGGCCAGCCCCGCTGGCACCTGACGACGAAGCTCCCGGTGCGCTCGGGCGACGCGGTCGTCGGACTCGTGTCGCTGTCGCAGGACGTCGACGACGCGCGCGACACGGCGTCGTTCCCGCTGCTCGCCCAGGTGCTGGAGCGGCTCGACGACGAGACCTCCCCCGCCCCTACGCCGGCCGAGCTGGCGACGCTGGCCGGGACCACGCCCGCCGTCCTGTCCCGACGGATCCGCCGCCTCACCGGCCTGAGCACGTCCCAGCTGGTCCTGCGCTCGCGCATCGACCGCGCCGCCCACCTGCTGACGACCACGACGACGCCGCTGGCCGAGGTCGCCGCGCTCACCGGCTTCTACGACCAGGCGGCGTTCTCGCGCCAGTTCGCCCGGCTGTCCGGGGAGACCCCGGCGCAGTTCCGACGGCGTGCAGCCCGCCGGCCGGCACCGTCCGCCGCCGCGTCCGCGTTGCCGTCGTGATGCCAGGACCGACACGCACCGACACCCGTGTCACGCAAACGTAACTCCAGCGGTTCGCTGAGGACACCCGAACCCGCCACGATCGAGCCATGCCCGCCACCGCCGAGGGTGTTCGCCTCGCCCCGCTGAACGCCACCCACTGGGAGCAGGTCCATGCGATCTACGCCGCCGGGATCGCCGGAGGCCACGCGACCTTCTCCGACACGCCGCCCACCTGGTCGAAGTTCGACGGCGACAAGCTCCCGCTCCTGCGCACGGTCGCGCTGGACGGGGCCGGTCGCGTCATCGGCTGGCTCGCGTGCGCCCCGCACTCGCGTCGGCTGGTGTTCGTCGGCGTCATCGAGGTCTCGATCTACGTCCACCCGGACCACCGCCAGCAGGGCGTGGGGCGCGCCCTGCTGACGAACCTCGTCGAGGAGAGCGAGCGCGCCGGGTTCTGGACCCTGCAGTCCTCGGTCTTCCCCGAGAACGAGGCGAGCATCGCGCTGCACTCCTCGCTCGGGTTCCGCATGCTCGGCACCCGCGAGCGGGTCGGCAAGATGACGCACGGCCCGATGGCCGGGGTCTGGCGCGACCTCGTGGTGCTCGAGCGGCGCAGCGAGCAGGTGGAGTGAACCGCTGGAGTGAGCCGAGCGGGAGTGAACCGAGCGGGCGTTCCTGGGCGCACGCACGCGCCCGGTGCCAGGATGGCCGCATGACCTCACCGACGCCGTCCACGCCCGCCGCTCCCGACAGCGGTGCCGGCGACGCCCCCACCGCCCCCGACCCGCTCTGGGTCGAGCGGACCGGCACGCGGACCTACACGGGCCACAACGCGGGCGGAGCAAGCGTCCGGATCGGCCCCGAGGGGACGCCCGGCGTCTTCTCCCCCGGCGAGCTGCTGGCGATCGCCCTGGCCGGCTGCACCGGGATGAGCGCCGACTCCCGCCTCGCCGCCGAGCTGGGCGACGACGTCGCGATCACCGTGGGCGTCACCCGCCACAAGGGCGAGGGGAACCGGTACGAGCGGCTCGCCGTCGAGCTCGTCGTCGACACCACCGAGCTCGACCCCGGTCACCGCGAGCACCTCCTCACCGCCGCGCACAAGGCCGTCGAGAAGCTCTGCACCGTCTCGCGCACCCTCGAGGAGGGTGCGAGCGTCGACCTCGCGATCACGACCGAGGCCTGAGGCGCGGACGTCCGGCCGAGCCGGCCGCCGCCGTCGTGAGCCTGCCTAGACTGACAGCGTGACCGACACCTCCTACGAGCAGCTGCTCGCCGACGTCCTCGCCACCGGCGCCGTCAAGGGCGACCGCACCGGGACCGGCACCCGCAGCGTGTTCGGGCGCCAGCTGCGCTACGACCTCTCGCGGGGCTTCCCCCTGGTCACCACGAAGCGGGTGCATGTTAAGTCCGTCGTGCACGAGCTGCTGTGGTTCCTGCGCGGCGACAGCAACGTCGCCTACCTGCAGGAGAACGGCGTCCGGATCTGGAACGCGTGGGCCGACGACGACGGCGAGCTGGGCCCGGTCTACGGCGTCCAGTGGCGCTCCTGGCCGACGCCGGACGGCGGCCACATCGACCAGATCACCAAGGTGGTGGCCGACCTGCGCAGCAACCCCGACAGCCGCCGCCACATCGTCTCCGCCTGGAACGTGGCCGCGATCGACGACATGGCGCTGGCGCCCTGTCACGCGTTCTTCCAGTTCTACGTGGCGGACGGCCGGCTCTCCTGCCAGCTCTACCAGCGCAGCGCCGACATGTTCCTCGGCGTCCCGTTCAACATCGCCAGCTACGCGCTGCTGACCCACATGGTGGCGCAGCAGGTCGGCCTCGAGGTCGGCGACTTCGTGTGGACCGGCGGGGACTGCCACGTCTACGACAACCACGTCGAGCAGGTGAGCGAGCAGCTGACTCGCGAGGCCTACGCCTTCCCGACGCTCCGGCTGCGCAAGGCTGCCTCGATCCTGGACTACACGTTCGAGGACGTCGAGATCGTCGACTACACCCACCACGCCGCGCTTCCGGCCCCGATCGCGGTCTGACCGATGATCGGCATGGTGTGGGCCCAGACGCCCGGCGGCACGATCGCCAGCGACGGTGATCTTCCCTGGGACGTCCCCGAGGACTTCGCCCACTTCCGCGCCACGGTTCGCGGCCACGCCGTGGTCATGGGCCGCGCGACCTGGGACTCCATGCCGCCGGCGATGCGGCCGATGCCGCACTCGCGCTCCGTCGTCCTCACCAGGGACGGCACGTTCGAGGCCCCCGGCGGCGAGGTCGTCGGCAGCCTGGAGGAGGCCCTGACCCTGCTGGCGGACGAGCCGCAGGTCTGGATCATGGGCGGCGGCCAGGTCTACGCCGCGGGGATGGCCGTGGCCGACCTCCTCGTCGTGAGCGAGATCGACGTGCCGGAGCCGACGGGCGACGTGCTCACGCCGGCGCCGGCGATCGACGCGGGCTGGGTGCAGGACACGCCCGAGGACGTCGCCGGCTGGCGCACGTCGAGCACCGGGACCCGCTGGCGAGTGCTGCACCACCGCCGGAGCTGACGCGTGGCGGGACGCGAGGCGAGGCGCACCGCGGCGGACCGCGGTGCGGACCGCGGTGCGCTCGGGCCCGGACGGGCCCCGAGCCGTGCGTTCCTGCCCGGGGCGCTCGCCGGCGGCGTCCTCCTGCTCGCCGTCCTCGGGGCGGGGCTGCGCGGGACGTGGGACGCCGACCCACCGCCCGCCGACACCCCACCCCCCGGGACCCCTCCCTCGCCGGACCTCACCCCGCCCGAGAGCGCGACGCTCGAACCCGCCGAGCCGATCGAGCCCGTCGAGCCCGTCACCTCGACCGCCCCGGAATGGGTCACGGACGCCCTGACGGCCCTCGCCGTCGCCTTCGTGGTGGTGCTCGTGATCCTCGGGGTGCGCTGGCTGTGGGCCTACCTCGCCGCCCGCCGCACCACGCGCCTGGAGGCCGCCGATCCCGGGGCGACCAGCCTGGCGGAGGACACGGAGGTCATCGAGCCCCCCGACCTCGCCCCCGCGCTCGAGCGCGCGGGCCGGGCGCTGCGGACGGGCGAGGCGCCGGGCGACGCGATCGTGGCCGCCTGGGTCGCCCTGGAGGAGACCGCCGCCGCCTCGGGGGCGGCCCGCTCCCCGTCCGACACCCCGACCGAGTTCACCACCGCGCTGCTGGACCGGACCGCCGCGGACCCCGACGCCGTCGCCCGGCTCCGCGAGACCTACCGCGCGGCCCGCTTCGGCTCGCACCGACCGACCGACGCCGACGTCGCCGCGGCCGCCGACGCGCTGGACCGCA
This window harbors:
- a CDS encoding GNAT family N-acetyltransferase, whose amino-acid sequence is MPATAEGVRLAPLNATHWEQVHAIYAAGIAGGHATFSDTPPTWSKFDGDKLPLLRTVALDGAGRVIGWLACAPHSRRLVFVGVIEVSIYVHPDHRQQGVGRALLTNLVEESERAGFWTLQSSVFPENEASIALHSSLGFRMLGTRERVGKMTHGPMAGVWRDLVVLERRSEQVE
- a CDS encoding DUF4129 domain-containing protein produces the protein MAGREARRTAADRGADRGALGPGRAPSRAFLPGALAGGVLLLAVLGAGLRGTWDADPPPADTPPPGTPPSPDLTPPESATLEPAEPIEPVEPVTSTAPEWVTDALTALAVAFVVVLVILGVRWLWAYLAARRTTRLEAADPGATSLAEDTEVIEPPDLAPALERAGRALRTGEAPGDAIVAAWVALEETAAASGAARSPSDTPTEFTTALLDRTAADPDAVARLRETYRAARFGSHRPTDADVAAAADALDRIEATWEGR
- a CDS encoding helix-turn-helix domain-containing protein — its product is MTEDAALENDALAPALLALLDGLSATMFCAKDSRGRYVAVNPTFVRRAGETSRRAVLGRRAEDLFVPDLAQRYTEQDRRVLAGAELRHELELIRSLAGQPRWHLTTKLPVRSGDAVVGLVSLSQDVDDARDTASFPLLAQVLERLDDETSPAPTPAELATLAGTTPAVLSRRIRRLTGLSTSQLVLRSRIDRAAHLLTTTTTPLAEVAALTGFYDQAAFSRQFARLSGETPAQFRRRAARRPAPSAAASALPS
- a CDS encoding OsmC family protein → MTSPTPSTPAAPDSGAGDAPTAPDPLWVERTGTRTYTGHNAGGASVRIGPEGTPGVFSPGELLAIALAGCTGMSADSRLAAELGDDVAITVGVTRHKGEGNRYERLAVELVVDTTELDPGHREHLLTAAHKAVEKLCTVSRTLEEGASVDLAITTEA
- a CDS encoding thymidylate synthase is translated as MTDTSYEQLLADVLATGAVKGDRTGTGTRSVFGRQLRYDLSRGFPLVTTKRVHVKSVVHELLWFLRGDSNVAYLQENGVRIWNAWADDDGELGPVYGVQWRSWPTPDGGHIDQITKVVADLRSNPDSRRHIVSAWNVAAIDDMALAPCHAFFQFYVADGRLSCQLYQRSADMFLGVPFNIASYALLTHMVAQQVGLEVGDFVWTGGDCHVYDNHVEQVSEQLTREAYAFPTLRLRKAASILDYTFEDVEIVDYTHHAALPAPIAV
- a CDS encoding dihydrofolate reductase — protein: MVWAQTPGGTIASDGDLPWDVPEDFAHFRATVRGHAVVMGRATWDSMPPAMRPMPHSRSVVLTRDGTFEAPGGEVVGSLEEALTLLADEPQVWIMGGGQVYAAGMAVADLLVVSEIDVPEPTGDVLTPAPAIDAGWVQDTPEDVAGWRTSSTGTRWRVLHHRRS